The Medicago truncatula cultivar Jemalong A17 chromosome 7, MtrunA17r5.0-ANR, whole genome shotgun sequence genome includes the window ttttttttttttttttgaaacattatGCCTTAAAATTCTAGGGGATTTGGTCTTTTTCCTAAATGAATGCAACCACAACAAACTTCAACTGAAAGCTGAAACCATGCTTAATCAATCTTACAGCCTCTCAGTGAGTCATACAGTCTCAGCAACACAATAAAAGTAGTTTGTGGGCAGGCACAAGGAAGATTTGATATCAGACACTTTTCTATTGTATATGGATTTAATTTACTTACATAACATTCTTCTTTGCCTGAACTTTAGCAGATTCAATCACACTTCAGAGTTCAGACCGATGATGGTCCCGAGGCCTCAAAATCTCAGAAGCAAACTATGCTTCCACTGCATCCCTCTAAAAGGATAGCTGCTCTTACCCTTCATGAAGAAATAAACATAAAAGCACTCCAGACTGGTAGCAATATCTAATGATATTCCCCTTAGAAAAAGGTAACCAATCTTTCCTTTGTTTCTTACAGTTTATGCCACTGCTACATATTATGTAACCACTTGTTTGGTGCAATGCTCAAGTAGCGAATGAGTGCCTACTTATTGATCTCATGATTACACAAAACCTTGGAAAACGTCCAGGAttataaaaagattaaaaaaatcaagttcACAAAGCAACATATTGACTTTCAATCAGCTTTAAACAATTCTCATTCTCTATGCTACGAGGTCTATTTCTTGAAAAATGGTCAAATGTAATGTACATTAGGAAATCCAAAAAGAGGCTCTTTTCATATGTTCCTCTCACAAGTTCAACCTCATTCTGCACCAAATGATTAGCTCTGTCCAGTATTATGTAGGAgatttcatcaaaatcaaagcAAATATCTCTCAACTTTTGGCCCCATAGTAAGGCCCTTTCTGGCATTCCTTGCTTGCAAAAGTGAGACAACAATATATTGGTCGTAATCACATTTGGAATAAAACCcatcttaattaattttgcaGTAACAATCATAGCACGATCCAAAATATCACTACAAATACCACCCATCACAGTGTTGTATGTCACTGTGTTTGGGACAATACCAGCAGAGACAAGCTCATCCAAAATGGCAATTGCTCGATTCATTTTTCGAACACTGCAGTAACCATGCATGCGTATATTATAGGTTGTGATATCTGGGTACAGCCCATATGGGTACATTTTATTAACAATATCATCTGCACGAACCATGTCAAATGCCTTACAGTATCCACCAACTAGTATGTTAAATGTGAATATATCAGGCATCAAACCAATCCGGTGCATATCAAGAAATGCATCAATTGCAGATTTCATGTTTCCTTGTCTACAAAATCTATCTATGATGATATTGAAGGTAAAGGTGTCAGGAAGAAGGCCTCTTAGCCTCATCTCTTTCTCCACCTTTAATGCTTGAGCCATCCTCCCCAAGTTGCAAAACCCGCCAATCAAAGAATTATAGGCAAAATTATTAGGAACAAAACCTATAGATAACATTTCCAAGAACACTTCATACGCCTCGTCAACATTACCTGCTTTTGAAAGTCCATCTATTAAGGCTGAAAAGGCAACAACATCTGGATAGATAcctctttctttcatttctttccACATAAATCGAGCACCATCCATATCATTCATCTTGAAATACCCATCAAAAAGCAGAGTGTAAGCcactttttttatgagaaacCCCTTCTCTGACATTCTATGCAAAAGTGCCCTAGCTTCTTGCAACTTCCCTTTCCTACACAAACCCATAAGCAAAGAATTACATGTGGACGCTGAAGGAGTGAAACCACATTTCACCATAATATGATAGATTTCAAAAGCTTTGTCTTCTAAACCTTCCCTGCTATAGGCTGCTATTAATGAGTTAAAGGCAGCCACGCTAAAAGTTAGTCCCATTGCAAGTGAATCCTTTAATAATTTAATAGCCTGATCCAGTCTGCCAGCCCAACAATGCCACGATACCGTCATATCGTAAAGCGAACAATCCTGAAAAAATCCCATTTCTGTTAAATCTGTTAACAATTTGGTCCAATCCTCTTGCCTCCCATATTTATAATGCCCTCCGACAAAAATGTTGAAAGTCACACAATCTGGCGGAACCCCTTTAATCCTCATTTCTTTATAAAGCAAGCTAGCTCGACCAATATCCCTCGCTTTCACATACCCATCCATCATCGTGTTATATATTGCAGTATTCGGAACAACCCCCAAAGCTAAAACTCTATCAAACAACTTCCTCGCCTCAACCACATTCCCTTCCCTACAAAGCGAATGCAAAATGGTATTAAACGTGGAAACACTCGGCTCACAACCTCGCTTCATCATCAAACGCAACCAACCAACTGCAACCGAAGTATTCCCCCCAACACAACAACCATTAATAATAACATTATACGTAAAAACATCGGGTTCACAGCCAAATTTACCCATCAAATGAAACAAACTCTCGCCTATAACAACCTTCCCCCGTCTACAAAACCCACAAATCATCGTATTAAAAGTGATACTACTCGGAGCTGGCCCTTTTCGAATCATATCTTTAAACAAGCTCCATATAGTACCATAATCACCAACCctaaacaacaatttaaaaagaatGGTCATTGCAGTAACACTAGGCCTAACACCAACATCTCTCATTCTATTCAAAATATCCAAAGCCTCTAAACTCATACCTACATTCAAAAAACCTCTCATTAGCgtattcaaaacagaaaaatcagaTTCGTA containing:
- the LOC25499013 gene encoding pentatricopeptide repeat-containing protein At1g09900; this translates as MSSKSPLFFLKSRFRIHPHYHFHTPYSTSSSSSPFHSDYLTQFIPSRTSNLNTLTPLERRILTVQLPTIIKTHQTFLFKSFSLRFSPLFLVHILNLLQTRETAFAFFKLTFLHSHSNQFLHSCCISAHVLASLNLQLHAQDLISWIFGTIESVRTKEIVEFMWRNHDYYESDFSVLNTLMRGFLNVGMSLEALDILNRMRDVGVRPSVTAMTILFKLLFRVGDYGTIWSLFKDMIRKGPAPSSITFNTMICGFCRRGKVVIGESLFHLMGKFGCEPDVFTYNVIINGCCVGGNTSVAVGWLRLMMKRGCEPSVSTFNTILHSLCREGNVVEARKLFDRVLALGVVPNTAIYNTMMDGYVKARDIGRASLLYKEMRIKGVPPDCVTFNIFVGGHYKYGRQEDWTKLLTDLTEMGFFQDCSLYDMTVSWHCWAGRLDQAIKLLKDSLAMGLTFSVAAFNSLIAAYSREGLEDKAFEIYHIMVKCGFTPSASTCNSLLMGLCRKGKLQEARALLHRMSEKGFLIKKVAYTLLFDGYFKMNDMDGARFMWKEMKERGIYPDVVAFSALIDGLSKAGNVDEAYEVFLEMLSIGFVPNNFAYNSLIGGFCNLGRMAQALKVEKEMRLRGLLPDTFTFNIIIDRFCRQGNMKSAIDAFLDMHRIGLMPDIFTFNILVGGYCKAFDMVRADDIVNKMYPYGLYPDITTYNIRMHGYCSVRKMNRAIAILDELVSAGIVPNTVTYNTVMGGICSDILDRAMIVTAKLIKMGFIPNVITTNILLSHFCKQGMPERALLWGQKLRDICFDFDEISYIILDRANHLVQNEVELVRGTYEKSLFLDFLMYITFDHFSRNRPRSIENENCLKLIESQYVAL